Proteins co-encoded in one Desulfitobacterium hafniense DCB-2 genomic window:
- a CDS encoding 5' nucleotidase, NT5C type: protein MRIGVDIDGVVSDSYKAWLGKLNRHFGTNILELKNYDMHLDFGVSWEEMGKYFEDNVATLFDIPDPVAGAKEGIERLLRQGHEVVYVTARSLDEEVHTLRWLKKHKIPHEQILFTGFQSKVDYVLQWQLEIFLEDFLGNAQAISEAGVPVLLLDASYNQGELSSGIIRCQDWQEIVREIGRRAPYSRSVTM from the coding sequence TTGCGAATAGGTGTAGACATCGACGGGGTAGTTTCCGACAGCTATAAAGCTTGGCTCGGAAAGCTGAACCGGCACTTTGGGACCAATATCTTAGAACTGAAAAATTATGATATGCATTTGGATTTTGGTGTGTCTTGGGAGGAAATGGGGAAGTACTTCGAAGATAATGTGGCCACCTTGTTCGATATTCCCGACCCGGTAGCCGGGGCTAAGGAAGGCATTGAAAGGCTCCTCCGCCAGGGTCATGAAGTGGTCTATGTTACCGCCCGATCCCTGGATGAGGAAGTCCATACTCTTCGTTGGCTGAAAAAGCACAAGATACCCCATGAACAGATCCTCTTTACAGGCTTCCAAAGCAAAGTGGATTATGTACTGCAATGGCAGCTGGAGATATTCCTCGAGGATTTTCTGGGGAATGCCCAGGCAATCTCTGAAGCAGGAGTACCTGTGCTTCTCTTGGACGCCAGCTATAACCAAGGAGAACTGTCCTCAGGAATTATCCGTTGCCAGGATTGGCAGGAAATAGTGAGGGAGATCGGAAGAAGAGCACCTTATTCGAGATCTGTCACTATGTAA
- the murC gene encoding UDP-N-acetylmuramate--L-alanine ligase has protein sequence MPLHIHFVGIKGTGMSALAQVTAHIEGAHITGSDVPERFFTDAVLERAHIPVLNFSAANVEKADIVVASAAYGENHEEIARARELNIPVYSYPQFLGRLMSKKRGIAVAGTHGKTTTTAMIGLALLQSGIDPTIVVGSDVPSIGGNAYSGQGDFFLAESCEYRRHFLNYSPEYLIITNIEFDHPDYFKDLDDVVCAFSEIAQKIPPHGRIFIWHEDPQRKAIQAQSPIITFGLNEEADVYATNIQFHDEGSTMTIVAHGTVLGEFHLHVSGKHNILNALASIALCLEIGVPTEKVLESLSHFNGTKRRFEHIGQNAGALIVDDYAHHPTEIRSTLEGARLSFPDRRIRAVFQPHTFSRTEKLLQEFSQSFQAADEVVIAEIFASARETNLNTISASSLADLISQQGVNARYIHSLEEIQTYLAQTLSPGDLVLTLGAGDIYKVGQSLVC, from the coding sequence TTGCCGTTACATATTCATTTTGTTGGAATCAAAGGAACAGGAATGAGTGCTTTGGCTCAAGTTACCGCTCATATTGAAGGAGCCCATATTACGGGCTCAGATGTTCCGGAGCGCTTCTTTACTGATGCGGTTCTGGAGCGTGCTCATATTCCTGTTCTTAACTTTTCCGCTGCCAATGTTGAAAAGGCTGATATTGTTGTAGCCTCAGCTGCTTATGGTGAAAATCATGAAGAAATCGCCCGGGCGCGGGAATTAAATATTCCTGTCTATTCCTATCCACAATTCTTGGGCAGGCTCATGTCCAAAAAACGGGGTATTGCCGTCGCCGGTACCCATGGTAAAACGACTACCACAGCCATGATTGGGCTGGCTCTCCTTCAATCGGGAATTGACCCTACCATTGTGGTGGGCAGTGATGTTCCCAGCATCGGCGGAAATGCCTATTCTGGTCAAGGCGATTTCTTTCTGGCCGAATCCTGTGAATACCGTCGTCATTTTCTGAATTATTCTCCAGAATACTTGATTATTACGAATATCGAGTTTGATCATCCGGATTATTTCAAGGATTTAGATGATGTGGTGTGTGCTTTTTCGGAAATCGCCCAGAAGATACCACCCCACGGCAGGATTTTCATCTGGCATGAAGACCCTCAAAGAAAAGCCATTCAAGCTCAATCACCGATCATAACCTTCGGGTTGAATGAGGAAGCCGATGTCTATGCTACCAATATTCAGTTCCATGATGAAGGAAGCACTATGACCATCGTCGCTCATGGAACTGTACTGGGAGAATTCCATCTCCATGTCAGTGGCAAGCATAATATTCTCAATGCCTTGGCGAGCATCGCCCTGTGTTTGGAAATCGGCGTTCCTACGGAAAAAGTACTGGAGTCATTAAGCCATTTTAATGGCACCAAACGCCGCTTCGAACATATTGGACAGAATGCCGGAGCCCTTATCGTCGATGACTATGCTCACCATCCCACGGAAATCCGCTCAACCCTTGAAGGTGCAAGACTCTCCTTCCCTGACCGCCGTATTCGGGCCGTATTCCAGCCCCATACCTTTAGCCGCACAGAAAAGCTCCTCCAAGAGTTCTCCCAATCCTTCCAGGCTGCTGATGAAGTGGTCATCGCCGAAATTTTCGCTTCCGCCCGGGAAACAAATCTCAATACCATTTCAGCTTCCTCTCTGGCGGATTTAATCAGCCAGCAGGGAGTCAATGCCCGTTATATCCACTCCCTTGAAGAAATTCAAACTTATCTTGCCCAGACCCTTTCCCCCGGGGATCTGGTTCTGACCCTGGGTGCAGGGGATATCTATAAGGTGGGGCAAAGTTTAGTGTGCTGA
- a CDS encoding nitrous oxide-stimulated promoter family protein: protein MAQATRAEREKKTVKVMIMLYCKDNHKPIGDLCAECQELLTYSQKRAEHCRFGEDKPVCGDCTVHCYKKDMRERIRTVMRYAGPRMILHHPLMTIQHVIDKRHKPQIGEDRIG from the coding sequence ATGGCTCAGGCCACTCGTGCAGAACGGGAAAAGAAGACCGTCAAGGTTATGATCATGCTCTATTGTAAAGACAACCATAAGCCCATTGGCGACCTGTGTGCAGAATGCCAGGAACTCTTGACTTATTCCCAGAAGCGGGCAGAGCATTGCAGGTTTGGAGAAGATAAGCCGGTCTGCGGTGATTGCACCGTACATTGTTATAAAAAGGATATGCGGGAAAGGATTCGCACTGTTATGCGTTACGCAGGCCCCCGAATGATCCTCCATCATCCGTTGATGACTATACAGCATGTTATTGATAAAAGGCATAAGCCGCAGATTGGAGAAGATAGGATTGGCTGA